The Stratiformator vulcanicus genome has a segment encoding these proteins:
- a CDS encoding UbiD family decarboxylase produces MGYRNLTQCVEDLERSGQLVRIAEEIDPHLEMAEIHRRVYQAGGPALLFERPKGGRFPMVSNLFGTFDRAKFLFRDALRAVEHLVELKIDPANLAKNPWRYRDIFRPAMSMLPRKVSRGPILAKECKLSELPQLVCWPDDGGPFVTLPEVYSEDPAAPGLMKSNLGMYRVQLAGNDYDPEGQVGLHYQLHRSIGVHHAKAIEHGEPFHVNIFVGGSPAMMLAAVMPLPEGMSELTFAGALSKRAIRMVKQKDRPAIYAEADFCICGTVDPNRQMPEGPFGDHLGYYAKVHDFPVLIVDKVYHRDGAIWPFTVVGRPPQEDTSFGKLIHELTGPAIPTVIPGVHGVNAVDESGVHPLLLAIGSERYVPYASKRQPQELLTIANAILGQGQLSLAKYLLIAAKEDAPDLNVENVPQMFDHILRRVDWTRDLHFQTRTTIDTLDYSGTGFNEGSKLVIAAAGEPRRELPTELPSMSLPDGFDQPQLLAPGIVVVQGPKYASEEQGRDTAVRRFCEKLPLDHALNRFPLVVIADDSEFTAQSWHNFLWVTFTRSNPATDIEGVGSFIEDKHWGCRGSLVIDARIKPHHAPPLIEDPEVTRRVDKLAAPGGPLHGLF; encoded by the coding sequence ATGGGCTATCGCAATCTGACGCAATGCGTCGAAGACCTCGAGCGGTCCGGGCAGCTTGTCCGCATTGCCGAAGAGATCGACCCGCATCTCGAAATGGCCGAAATTCATCGGAGGGTCTACCAGGCGGGCGGTCCGGCCCTGCTGTTCGAACGGCCGAAAGGCGGCCGATTCCCGATGGTCAGCAATTTGTTCGGGACGTTCGATCGCGCGAAGTTTCTGTTTCGCGATGCGCTGCGAGCCGTCGAGCACCTCGTCGAATTGAAAATCGATCCCGCGAATCTCGCGAAGAATCCTTGGCGATACCGCGATATTTTTCGCCCCGCGATGTCGATGCTGCCGCGGAAAGTGTCGCGTGGACCGATCCTCGCGAAAGAGTGCAAACTGTCGGAATTGCCGCAGCTCGTCTGCTGGCCCGATGACGGCGGGCCGTTCGTCACGCTACCGGAGGTCTATTCGGAAGACCCCGCCGCACCGGGTCTGATGAAATCGAACCTCGGCATGTATCGGGTGCAGCTTGCGGGCAATGACTACGACCCCGAGGGGCAGGTCGGGCTGCACTATCAGCTCCATCGCAGCATCGGCGTTCATCATGCGAAGGCGATCGAGCATGGCGAGCCGTTTCACGTCAACATCTTCGTGGGAGGCAGCCCCGCGATGATGCTCGCCGCCGTGATGCCGTTGCCCGAGGGGATGTCCGAACTGACCTTCGCCGGGGCTCTCTCCAAGCGAGCGATTCGAATGGTCAAACAGAAGGATCGTCCCGCGATCTACGCCGAGGCCGACTTCTGCATCTGCGGCACCGTCGATCCCAACCGGCAGATGCCCGAGGGACCCTTCGGTGACCACCTCGGCTATTACGCCAAGGTACATGACTTCCCGGTGCTGATTGTCGACAAGGTCTACCACCGCGATGGGGCGATCTGGCCTTTCACCGTCGTAGGTCGACCGCCGCAGGAGGACACGTCGTTTGGCAAGCTGATTCACGAGTTGACCGGCCCCGCCATCCCGACCGTGATCCCCGGCGTCCACGGCGTCAACGCGGTCGATGAGTCTGGCGTGCATCCATTACTGCTTGCGATCGGCAGCGAACGCTACGTGCCCTACGCATCGAAGCGACAACCCCAAGAACTCCTCACGATCGCCAACGCGATCCTGGGGCAGGGGCAACTCTCGCTGGCGAAGTACCTCTTGATTGCCGCGAAGGAGGATGCCCCGGACCTCAACGTCGAAAACGTGCCGCAGATGTTCGACCACATCCTCCGCCGAGTCGACTGGACCCGCGATCTGCACTTTCAGACGCGGACGACCATCGACACGCTCGACTACTCCGGCACAGGCTTCAACGAGGGTTCCAAGCTCGTGATCGCGGCAGCCGGTGAGCCGCGGCGGGAACTACCGACGGAACTGCCGTCGATGTCACTACCCGACGGCTTCGACCAACCGCAGCTTCTCGCCCCGGGGATTGTGGTCGTCCAGGGGCCAAAGTACGCGAGCGAAGAGCAGGGGAGAGACACCGCCGTCCGCCGATTCTGCGAGAAACTGCCGCTCGACCACGCGCTAAACCGCTTTCCGCTGGTCGTGATCGCCGATGACAGCGAGTTCACGGCTCAGAGCTGGCACAACTTCTTGTGGGTGACGTTCACCCGTTCCAACCCGGCGACCGATATCGAAGGCGTCGGGTCGTTCATCGAAGACAAGCACTGGGGCTGCCGCGGCTCACTGGTCATCGACGCCCGCATCAAACCCCACCACGCCCCGCCTCTGATCGAAGACCCCGAGGTCACCCGCCGCGTCGACAAATTAGCCGCCCCCGGCGGCCCATTGCACGGCTTGTTTTGA
- a CDS encoding lysophospholipid acyltransferase family protein: MQEVILEEPYEFIPPVRSTMWTHICRPLLPFYLKKSHGIVDVEVRGTERLKKSLDAEHGVILMANHCRTSDPMTMGSISRAVPGQCLYTMASFHLFRQGWFQPRMMRRLGAFSILREGADRAALNFAIDNLTRAERPLVIYPEGTVSRANDILLPFLDGPAFMARTAAKRRQKEGKGPVVIHPTVFRYIYLDNVEETVTPVVREIEQRLSWTPQEQLPLVDRIRKLGSCLLAVKEIEYLGAAQEGELFDRAEHLAEKLLAPHEKRFETATGPEDHVVMRVKAIRTKILPELTSGKLKPDEKADRYEVLRQIYLAQQAVFYPRDYLTPDSPPEHIVETVERFEEDLTDKLRVFGRMKTIIEIGEPIEVGTEKPPRGEKDPVIVEAREQMYQKLAALADEVAASRAKKES; encoded by the coding sequence ATGCAGGAAGTCATCCTCGAGGAACCTTATGAGTTCATCCCGCCGGTCCGGTCGACTATGTGGACACATATCTGCCGACCTCTTCTCCCGTTCTATCTGAAGAAGTCGCACGGAATTGTCGATGTCGAGGTCCGCGGCACCGAGCGGCTGAAGAAGTCCCTCGATGCCGAGCACGGCGTCATCTTGATGGCCAATCACTGCCGGACCAGCGACCCCATGACAATGGGCTCGATCTCGCGGGCCGTCCCCGGGCAGTGTCTCTACACAATGGCGAGCTTTCACCTGTTCCGGCAGGGGTGGTTTCAGCCGCGGATGATGCGTCGACTCGGAGCATTCAGCATCCTGCGTGAGGGGGCCGATCGAGCCGCGCTCAACTTCGCCATCGACAATCTCACTCGAGCCGAACGCCCGTTGGTGATCTACCCGGAAGGCACGGTCTCCCGGGCCAACGACATTTTGCTGCCGTTTCTCGACGGACCGGCGTTCATGGCCCGCACCGCCGCCAAGCGTCGCCAGAAAGAAGGCAAAGGTCCGGTCGTCATTCACCCGACCGTCTTTCGATACATTTATCTGGACAATGTCGAAGAGACGGTCACTCCGGTCGTGCGAGAAATCGAGCAGCGGCTCTCCTGGACCCCGCAGGAACAACTTCCGCTTGTCGACCGCATCCGCAAGTTGGGCAGCTGCCTGCTCGCCGTCAAAGAGATCGAGTATCTCGGAGCGGCTCAAGAGGGAGAATTATTTGATCGCGCCGAACACCTAGCCGAAAAACTGCTCGCCCCGCACGAGAAGCGGTTTGAGACGGCAACGGGCCCTGAAGATCACGTGGTCATGCGAGTCAAAGCGATCCGCACGAAGATTCTCCCCGAGCTGACCTCCGGCAAATTGAAGCCCGACGAAAAAGCAGATCGATACGAAGTGCTGCGGCAGATCTATCTCGCCCAGCAAGCCGTTTTCTATCCCCGCGACTACCTCACGCCCGACAGCCCGCCCGAGCACATCGTCGAGACGGTCGAGCGATTCGAAGAAGACCTGACCGACAAATTAAGGGTCTTCGGGCGGATGAAAACGATCATCGAAATTGGCGAACCGATCGAAGTCGGAACCGAAAAGCCCCCCCGGGGCGAAAAGGACCCGGTGATTGTCGAAGCTCGGGAGCAGATGTATCAAAAGCTCGCCGCTCTGGCTGACGAGGTGGCGGCGTCTCGAGCGAAAAAAGAATCTTGA
- a CDS encoding nucleotide sugar dehydrogenase, whose translation MLNSFLETVKVKSARVGVIGLGYVGLPLSRAFIDGGLKVIGFDVDRVKIDKLLAGTSYIRGLPDEQLNEWRHHDCFEPTDDMTRLSEPDALLICVPTPLDEDRSPDLKYVISTAEQIAKALRPGQLVVLESTTYPTTTRDIVLPILERSGLTVGEDFFLAYSPEREDPGNPSHTASVIPKVVGGIDEGSLRAAVALYENAVVSVVPVSSPEIAEASKILENTYRAVNIALVNDLKMLFDRMGIDVWEVIEAAKTKPFGFQAFYPGPGLGGHCIPIDPFYLSWLARKQNMTTRFIELAGEVNSRMPDYVIRRLMIFLNETGKAVRGSKICVLGLAYKKDVDDPRESPSFELIEKLQELGAEVSYSDPYIPVAPTMRKHAIAGLESRELTPDFLKSLDAVLIATDHTDFDYDLIAEHSSLVIDTRNAMKKAEARNNIRKA comes from the coding sequence ATGCTGAATTCGTTTCTCGAAACTGTGAAAGTGAAGTCGGCTCGCGTGGGCGTGATCGGTCTCGGCTATGTCGGGCTGCCGTTGTCGCGAGCCTTTATCGACGGCGGACTTAAAGTCATCGGCTTTGACGTCGACCGCGTCAAGATTGACAAGCTGCTCGCTGGAACGAGCTATATCCGCGGCCTGCCCGATGAACAACTTAATGAGTGGCGGCATCACGACTGCTTCGAGCCGACCGACGATATGACCCGGCTATCGGAGCCGGACGCACTCTTAATTTGCGTTCCGACGCCGCTCGACGAAGATCGTTCACCCGACCTGAAATATGTGATCAGCACGGCTGAGCAGATCGCGAAAGCCTTGCGACCGGGGCAGTTGGTCGTACTGGAGAGCACGACCTATCCGACGACCACGCGGGACATCGTGCTGCCTATACTGGAGCGGAGCGGCCTAACGGTCGGTGAGGACTTTTTTCTAGCCTACAGCCCGGAGCGCGAAGACCCCGGCAACCCCTCACATACGGCTTCTGTCATCCCCAAGGTCGTCGGCGGAATTGATGAAGGCAGCCTGAGAGCCGCGGTCGCACTTTATGAGAACGCCGTTGTCTCGGTGGTCCCTGTCAGCTCGCCCGAGATCGCTGAAGCATCGAAGATATTGGAGAACACTTATCGGGCGGTGAATATCGCGCTGGTCAATGACTTAAAAATGCTCTTCGACCGGATGGGAATCGATGTCTGGGAGGTGATCGAAGCGGCCAAGACGAAGCCGTTCGGCTTTCAGGCGTTTTATCCGGGTCCGGGATTGGGCGGGCATTGCATCCCGATCGACCCGTTTTACCTATCGTGGCTGGCTCGCAAGCAGAATATGACGACACGGTTCATCGAACTGGCCGGCGAGGTCAATTCGCGGATGCCGGACTATGTCATCCGCCGCCTGATGATTTTTTTAAACGAAACGGGCAAGGCGGTCCGCGGCAGCAAAATCTGCGTGCTGGGGTTGGCCTATAAAAAAGATGTCGACGACCCGCGCGAAAGTCCCTCCTTCGAATTAATTGAAAAGCTGCAGGAACTGGGAGCCGAAGTTTCTTACAGCGATCCCTATATCCCCGTCGCCCCGACGATGCGCAAACACGCGATCGCCGGGCTGGAGAGCCGCGAGCTTACGCCGGACTTTTTGAAGTCATTAGACGCCGTCTTAATTGCGACCGATCACACGGACTTCGATTACGACTTGATTGCCGAGCACTCCTCACTGGTGATTGATACACGGAATGCGATGAAAAAAGCGGAGGCCAGAAACAATATTCGTAAAGCATAG
- a CDS encoding THUMP domain-containing class I SAM-dependent RNA methyltransferase has translation MHLIATAAFGLEAVVARELAALGYEDTSTTDGRIAFEADASAIARCNLWLRSANRVLVRVAEFPAGDFDELFEGMQGIDWREWLPPDAAFPVTVGSRHSALTHTPSCQSVAKKAVVEALRKQHNVTELPETGPTVPISISLHKDVATVALDTSGEGLHRRGYRTQSGSAPLRETLAAALVQLSVWNRDRPFMDPCCGSGTIAIEAALLGRNIAPGGHRTFVSQAWGSLPDSIWDEAQTEAQDLVTDSFESPLLATDIAPAVLRIARENAERAGVADDIHFQQKPLAEASSAKKYGVLITNPPYGERLGNAAAASNVNRQLSELFERLENWSFFVLAADRGFDRAIGRKATRRRKLYNGTIECTYHQFLGPRPPKRRDLADAESETATEPNLTENNS, from the coding sequence ATGCACCTCATCGCCACGGCCGCGTTCGGCCTGGAAGCCGTTGTTGCTCGGGAGCTTGCGGCTCTCGGGTACGAAGACACCTCCACGACCGACGGGCGGATTGCGTTCGAGGCGGATGCGTCGGCGATTGCGCGGTGCAACCTGTGGTTGCGGTCGGCGAACCGGGTGTTGGTTCGCGTGGCGGAGTTTCCGGCAGGGGATTTCGACGAACTGTTCGAAGGCATGCAGGGGATTGATTGGCGGGAGTGGCTGCCGCCCGATGCGGCGTTTCCGGTGACGGTGGGGAGCCGGCATTCCGCACTCACTCACACCCCGAGTTGCCAGTCGGTCGCGAAGAAAGCGGTCGTCGAGGCCCTACGGAAGCAGCACAACGTGACGGAACTCCCCGAGACCGGGCCGACGGTGCCGATCTCGATTTCGCTGCACAAGGATGTCGCCACCGTCGCACTCGACACCAGTGGCGAGGGGCTGCACCGTCGGGGTTACCGGACGCAAAGCGGCTCGGCCCCCCTGCGGGAGACGCTCGCGGCTGCGCTGGTGCAGCTCAGCGTGTGGAACCGTGACCGACCGTTCATGGACCCTTGCTGCGGCAGCGGGACGATCGCGATTGAGGCGGCTTTACTGGGTCGAAACATCGCCCCCGGCGGCCATAGGACTTTTGTTTCGCAGGCGTGGGGTTCGCTGCCGGATAGCATTTGGGACGAAGCGCAGACCGAGGCTCAGGACCTCGTCACAGATTCCTTCGAGTCGCCGCTGCTTGCGACCGACATCGCCCCCGCGGTGCTGCGGATCGCGCGGGAAAACGCCGAGCGAGCCGGGGTCGCCGACGACATTCATTTTCAGCAGAAACCGCTGGCCGAGGCCTCCTCGGCCAAGAAGTACGGCGTGCTGATCACCAACCCGCCGTACGGCGAGCGGTTGGGGAACGCGGCTGCGGCGAGCAACGTGAATCGCCAACTGTCGGAGTTGTTCGAGCGACTAGAAAACTGGTCATTTTTCGTACTGGCGGCTGATCGGGGCTTCGATCGGGCGATCGGCAGGAAGGCGACGCGGCGGCGAAAACTGTATAACGGAACGATCGAATGCACCTACCATCAATTCCTCGGCCCGCGACCGCCGAAGCGGCGTGACCTCGCTGATGCCGAAAGCGAAACCGCGACCGAACCGAATTTAACGGAGAATAACTCATGA
- a CDS encoding response regulator, producing MKSQRVLSVGQCAPDNMSLRSFLTETFDVSWDTADSKSQAIEMSKAEEYALVLVNRKLDADYSEGMEVLKAIKTAEETAETPVMIVSNFEDAQKTAVGVGAEYGFGKNEIGNDEVVDRLKPYLGEPKK from the coding sequence ATGAAGAGCCAACGAGTCTTAAGCGTCGGGCAGTGCGCTCCCGACAATATGTCACTGCGGTCGTTCCTGACTGAGACTTTCGATGTCAGTTGGGATACCGCTGACAGCAAGAGCCAGGCGATCGAGATGTCGAAGGCGGAGGAATACGCCCTCGTGCTCGTCAATCGCAAACTCGATGCCGATTATTCCGAAGGCATGGAAGTCCTCAAAGCAATTAAGACGGCCGAGGAAACCGCCGAGACGCCTGTCATGATCGTGTCGAACTTCGAAGACGCCCAGAAGACCGCCGTCGGAGTGGGCGCAGAGTACGGCTTCGGGAAGAATGAGATTGGCAACGACGAGGTCGTCGATCGACTGAAGCCCTACCTCGGCGAGCCGAAGAAGTAA